A single Drosophila miranda strain MSH22 chromosome XR, D.miranda_PacBio2.1, whole genome shotgun sequence DNA region contains:
- the LOC117186386 gene encoding uncharacterized protein LOC117186386 isoform X3, translating to MADEWNKDVFGKVNCPSYFTLTISEVRPTHNVRHRIKPILGSAREGSIGQAEQQQLAEEAPTMAPTVVEEAAPSIQDMQEEFLLYTEQPSAVEAENDVLMKLRAEIDAGRVLMKKNHDEINKIVHVGQANDVINEGNEATDIDNSGSANSTTVNSGCANSTNVNSTIDHSDGKGSDSDSVAKRQDTNVNNIWGASATSLTLAKEVTMEFDGTQCAKNWVIQLDNIAEIYKLDKITKRMLLIAKLKGNAQSWLHADSARILESAHYLCEQLIVAFGATLNKGEQRDRFQNRQWRSEENFATYFEEKMMLARNINIDTEELKEKIIDGIPASGLRDQARIQCFSDPKQILRAFSEIRLPQRKQYATPVSADAAANKGLRCANCNSRGHFAKDCFKPKRKPGSCYACGAFGHLVGQCPERKSVTNNNYHAS from the exons ATGGCGGATGAGTGGAATAAAGACGTGTTCGGAAAAGTAAATTGTCCATCCTATTTCACTCTCACAATCTCAGAAGTGCGCCCTACTCACAATGTGCGACATCGAATTAAACCAATTCTCGGTAGTGCAAGAGAAGGTTCGATCGGCCAagcggagcagcagcagttggcAGAGGAAGCACCAACTATGGCGCCGACAGTCGTAGAAGAGGCAGCACCATCGATTCAAGACATGCAGGAGGAATTTCTACTATACACGGAACAGCCTAGCGCAGTAGAAGCCGAGAACGACGTCCTGATGAAATTACGCGCAGAGATAGATGCAGGCAGAGTCTTGATGAAAAAAAATCATGACGAAATAAACAAGATCGTGCATGTCGGCCAAGCCAATGACGTCATCAACGAGGGCAACGAAGCTACCGATATCGATAACAGTGGCAGCGCTAACAGCACCACAGTTAACAGTGGCTGCGCTAACAGCACCAATGTTAACAGCACCATCGACCACAGTGATGGAAAAGGCTCCGATTCAGACAGTGTTGCAAAACGTCAGGACACAAATGTAAACAACATATGGGGAGCTTCGGCAACATCGCTCACATTGGCAAAGGAAGTGACTATGGAATTCGACGGGACACAGTGCGCCAAAAACTGGGTCATACAGCTGGATAATATTGCCGAAATCTATAAGCTGGACAAAATCACTAAACGAATGCTCCTGATTGCTAAGCTCAAAGGAAACGCTCAGAGTTGGCTCCATGCAGATTCCGCACGTATATTGGAATCAGCTCATTACTTGTGCGAGCAATTGATCGTGGCATTTGGGGCAACCTTGAACAAAGGAGAACAAAGAGACAGATTCCAAAATCGTCAATGGCGTTCAGAAGAAAATTTTGCCACATATTTTGAAGAAAAAATGATGCTGGCTAGAAACATCAACATAGACACCGAGGAGTTGAAGGAAAAGATAATCGATGGAATTCCGGCTTCGGGCTTGCGAGATCAGGCTCGCATTCAGTGCTTCTCGGATCCGAAGCAAATTCTACGTGCATTCTCGGAAATCCGCCTTCCGCAGCGGAAGCAGTATGCCACACCAGTCTCGGCAGATGCTGCAGCTAACAAGGGCTTACGCTGCGCCAACTGCAACTCACGTGGTCACTTCGCCAAGGACTGCTTCAAGCCAAAAAGGAAGCCTGGATCCTGCTACGCATGTGGGGCATTTGGCCACCTTGTCGGACAATGCCCGGAGAGAAAAAGCGTAACCAACAACAATTAT CATGCCTCATAG
- the LOC117186387 gene encoding uncharacterized protein LOC117186387 isoform X1, translated as MSHGVVLGRNCMNACALSLDLNTLKMVTLDAVNEKANNQLSNNSAIPIESDKLQIKTMGMSIGKNEKFNDNANKIVRDEVIKEAKIDEIVSDTVSKEIDEICDTVSKEIDKIVSDTVSKEIDKTVSDTIHKMIDEIISYTVSNDDNIIVSEDVSKDSEIVTEVVSKAGTENLIDHTRPISYISETGTSINDDAVVTDGIVSSKAEDTYNEIIAPDIFNINYLEDEKVDYICGEKISHELKCQLRQAIEDYYVNTVRPKEPLVKCEIKLSLEKSKPFSCAPRRLSYNEKDKLQQLLDEYLKNGIIRPSDSVSYWLKRKQGI; from the coding sequence ATGAGTCATGGTGTGGTTCTTGGCAGAAATTGTATGAATGCATGCGCGCTAAGCTTGGACCTAAACACTTTGAAAATGGTTACGTTAGACGCTGTAAATGAGAAAGCTAATAATCAATTAAGTAATAATTCAGCAATACCGATAGAAAGTGATAAACTGCAAATTAAAACAATGGGCATGAGTATAGGAAAAAACGAAAAGTTTAATGATAACGCTAATAAAATAGTTAGAGATGAGGTGATTAAAGAAGCCAAAATTGATGAAATTGTTAGTGATACCGTTAGTAAAGAGATTGATGAAATTTGTGATACCGTTAGTAAAGAGATTGATAAAATTGTTAGTGATACCGTTAGTAAAGAGATTGATAAAACTGTTAGTGACACAATTCATAAAATGATTGATGAAATTATTAGTTATACCGTTAGTAACGATGATAATATAATTGTTAGTGAAGACGTTAGCAAGGATAGTGAAATTGTTACGGAAGTAGTTAGTAAAGCAGGTACTGAAAATTTGATCGATCATACCAGACCAATCAGTTATATAAGTGAAACAGGTACTTCGATAAATGACGATGCGGTCGTTACTGATGGAATCGTTAGTAGCAAAGCTGAGGACACATACAATGAAATCATTGCTCCAGACATTtttaatatcaattatttggAAGATGAAAAAGTCGATTACATCTGCGGAGAAAAAATAAGTCATGAGCTAAAATGTCAACTAAGGCAAGCAATCGAAGACTATTATGTAAACACTGTAAGGCCAAAGGAACCTTTAGTTAAATGCGAGATAAAACTTAGTTTAGAAAAATCAAAACCGTTTAGCTGTGCTCCAAGGCGACTGTCATATAACGAAAAAGATAAACTGCAACAATTATTAGACGAATATTTAAAGAACGGGATAATACGACCAAGTGATTCCGTATCGTATTGGTTAAAAAGAAAACAGGGGATTTAA
- the LOC117186387 gene encoding uncharacterized protein LOC117186387 isoform X2 produces the protein MLLIAKLKGNAQSWLHADSARILESAHYLCEQLIVAFGATLNKGEQRDRFQNRQWRSEENFATYFEEKMMLARNINIDTEELKEKIIDGIPASGLRDQARIQCFSDPKQILRAFSEIRLPQRKQYATPVSADAAANKGLRCANCNSRGHFAKDCFKPKRKPGSCYACGAFGHLVGQCPERKSVTNNNYHAS, from the exons ATGCTCCTGATTGCTAAGCTCAAAGGAAACGCTCAGAGTTGGCTCCATGCAGATTCCGCACGTATATTGGAATCAGCTCATTACTTGTGCGAGCAATTGATCGTGGCATTTGGGGCAACCTTGAACAAAGGAGAACAAAGAGACAGATTCCAAAATCGTCAATGGCGTTCAGAAGAAAATTTTGCCACATATTTTGAAGAAAAAATGATGCTGGCTAGAAACATCAACATAGACACCGAGGAGTTGAAGGAAAAGATAATCGATGGAATTCCGGCTTCGGGCTTGCGAGATCAGGCTCGCATTCAGTGCTTCTCGGATCCGAAGCAAATTCTACGTGCATTCTCGGAAATCCGCCTTCCGCAGCGGAAGCAGTATGCCACACCAGTCTCGGCAGATGCTGCAGCTAACAAGGGCTTACGCTGCGCCAACTGCAACTCACGTGGTCACTTCGCCAAGGACTGCTTCAAGCCAAAAAGGAAGCCTGGATCCTGCTACGCATGTGGGGCATTTGGCCACCTTGTCGGACAATGCCCGGAGAGAAAAAGCGTAACCAACAACAATTAT CATGCCTCATAG
- the LOC117186386 gene encoding uncharacterized protein LOC117186386 isoform X1: MADEWNKDVFGKVNCPTYFTLTILEVRPTHNVRHRIKPILGSAREGSIGQAEQQQLAEEAPTMAPTVVEEAAPSIQDMQEEFLLYTEQPSAVEAENDVLMKLRAEIDAGRVLMKKNHDEINKIVHVGQANDVINEGNEATDIDNSGSANSTTVNSGCANSTNVNSTIDHSDGKGSDSDSVAKRQDTNVNNIWGASATSLTLAKEVTMEFDGTQCAKNWVIQLDNIAEIYKLDKITKRMLLIAKLKGNAQSWLHADSARILESAHYLCEQLIVAFGATLNKGEQRDRFQNRQWRSEENFATYFEEKMMLARNINIDTEELKEKIIDGIPASGLRDQARIQCFSDPKQILRAFSEIRLPQRKQYATPVSADAAANKGLRCANCNSRGHFAKDCFKPKRKPGSCYACGAFGHLVGQCPERKSVTNNNYVRYCKIFLCNKIVTSLISACLIDSGSKISFVKKSLISTKTIMEPVLNHILG; this comes from the coding sequence ATGGCGGATGAGTGGAATAAAGACGTGTTCGGAAAAGTAAATTGTCCAACCTATTTCACTCTCACAATCTTAGAAGTGCGCCCTACTCACAATGTGCGACATCGAATTAAACCAATTCTCGGTAGTGCAAGAGAAGGTTCGATCGGCCAagcggagcagcagcagttggcAGAGGAAGCACCAACTATGGCGCCGACAGTCGTAGAAGAGGCAGCACCATCGATTCAAGACATGCAGGAGGAATTTCTACTATACACGGAACAGCCTAGCGCAGTAGAAGCCGAGAACGACGTCCTGATGAAATTACGCGCAGAGATAGATGCAGGCAGAGTCTTGATGAAAAAAAATCATGACGAAATAAACAAGATCGTGCATGTCGGCCAAGCCAATGACGTCATCAACGAGGGCAACGAAGCTACCGATATCGATAACAGTGGCAGCGCTAACAGCACCACAGTTAACAGTGGCTGCGCTAACAGCACCAATGTTAACAGCACCATCGACCACAGTGATGGAAAAGGCTCCGATTCAGACAGTGTTGCAAAACGTCAGGACACAAATGTAAACAACATATGGGGAGCTTCGGCAACATCGCTCACATTGGCAAAGGAAGTGACTATGGAATTCGACGGGACACAGTGCGCCAAAAACTGGGTCATACAGCTGGATAATATTGCCGAAATCTATAAGCTGGACAAAATCACTAAACGAATGCTCCTGATTGCTAAGCTCAAAGGAAACGCTCAGAGTTGGCTCCATGCAGATTCCGCACGTATATTGGAATCAGCTCATTACTTGTGCGAGCAATTGATCGTGGCATTTGGGGCAACCTTGAACAAAGGAGAACAAAGAGACAGATTCCAAAATCGTCAATGGCGTTCAGAAGAAAATTTTGCCACATATTTTGAAGAAAAAATGATGCTGGCTAGAAACATCAACATAGACACCGAGGAGTTGAAGGAAAAGATAATCGATGGAATTCCGGCTTCGGGCTTGCGAGATCAGGCTCGCATTCAGTGCTTCTCGGATCCGAAGCAAATTCTACGTGCATTCTCGGAAATCCGCCTTCCGCAGCGGAAGCAGTATGCCACACCAGTCTCGGCAGATGCTGCAGCTAACAAGGGCTTACGCTGCGCCAACTGCAACTCACGTGGTCACTTCGCCAAGGACTGCTTCAAGCCAAAAAGGAAGCCTGGATCCTGCTACGCATGTGGGGCATTTGGCCACCTTGTCGGACAATGCCCGGAGAGAAAAAGCGTAACCAACAACAATTATGTAAGATACTGTAAGATTTTCTTATGCAATAAGATTGTAACATCATTAATTTCAGCATGCCTCATAGACTCTGGGAGTAAAATATCGTTCGTTAAGAAAAGTTTAATTTCTACAAAAACCATCATGGAGCCAGTTCTGAATCATATTTTGGGCTGA
- the LOC117186386 gene encoding uncharacterized protein LOC117186386 isoform X2, with protein MADEWNKDVFGKVNCPSYFTLTISEVRPTHNVRHRIKPILGSAREGSIGQAEQQQLAEEAPTMAPTVVEEAAPSIQDMQEEFLLYTEQPSAVEAENDVLMKLRAEIDAGRVLMKKNHDEINKIVHVGQANDVINEGNEATDIDNSGSANSTTVNSGCANSTNVNSTIDHSDGKGSDSDSVAKRQDTNVNNIWGASATSLTLAKEVTMEFDGTQCAKNWVIQLDNIAEIYKLDKITKRMLLIAKLKGNAQSWLHADSARILESAHYLCEQLIVAFGATLNKGEQRDRFQNRQWRSEENFATYFEEKMMLARNINIDTEELKEKIIDGIPASGLRDQARIQCFSDPKQILRAFSEIRLPQRKQYATPVSADAAANKGLRCANCNSRGHFAKDCFKPKRKPGSCYACGAFGHLVGQCPERKSVTNNNYVRYCKIFLCNKIVTSLIAACLIDSGSLFVLLSLF; from the coding sequence ATGGCGGATGAGTGGAATAAAGACGTGTTCGGAAAAGTAAATTGTCCATCCTATTTCACTCTCACAATCTCAGAAGTGCGCCCTACTCACAATGTGCGACATCGAATTAAACCAATTCTCGGTAGTGCAAGAGAAGGTTCGATCGGCCAagcggagcagcagcagttggcAGAGGAAGCACCAACTATGGCGCCGACAGTCGTAGAAGAGGCAGCACCATCGATTCAAGACATGCAGGAGGAATTTCTACTATACACGGAACAGCCTAGCGCAGTAGAAGCCGAGAACGACGTCCTGATGAAATTACGCGCAGAGATAGATGCAGGCAGAGTCTTGATGAAAAAAAATCATGACGAAATAAACAAGATCGTGCATGTCGGCCAAGCCAATGACGTCATCAACGAGGGCAACGAAGCTACCGATATCGATAACAGTGGCAGCGCTAACAGCACCACAGTTAACAGTGGCTGCGCTAACAGCACCAATGTTAACAGCACCATCGACCACAGTGATGGAAAAGGCTCCGATTCAGACAGTGTTGCAAAACGTCAGGACACAAATGTAAACAACATATGGGGAGCTTCGGCAACATCGCTCACATTGGCAAAGGAAGTGACTATGGAATTCGACGGGACACAGTGCGCCAAAAACTGGGTCATACAGCTGGATAATATTGCCGAAATCTATAAGCTGGACAAAATCACTAAACGAATGCTCCTGATTGCTAAGCTCAAAGGAAACGCTCAGAGTTGGCTCCATGCAGATTCCGCACGTATATTGGAATCAGCTCATTACTTGTGCGAGCAATTGATCGTGGCATTTGGGGCAACCTTGAACAAAGGAGAACAAAGAGACAGATTCCAAAATCGTCAATGGCGTTCAGAAGAAAATTTTGCCACATATTTTGAAGAAAAAATGATGCTGGCTAGAAACATCAACATAGACACCGAGGAGTTGAAGGAAAAGATAATCGATGGAATTCCGGCTTCGGGCTTGCGAGATCAGGCTCGCATTCAGTGCTTCTCGGATCCGAAGCAAATTCTACGTGCATTCTCGGAAATCCGCCTTCCGCAGCGGAAGCAGTATGCCACACCAGTCTCGGCAGATGCTGCAGCTAACAAGGGCTTACGCTGCGCCAACTGCAACTCACGTGGTCACTTCGCCAAGGACTGCTTCAAGCCAAAAAGGAAGCCTGGATCCTGCTACGCATGTGGGGCATTTGGCCACCTTGTCGGACAATGCCCGGAGAGAAAAAGCGTAACCAACAACAATTATGTAAGATACTGTAAGATTTTCTTATGCAATAAGATTGTAACATCATTAATTGCAGCATGCCTCATAGACTCTGGGAGTCTATTCGTTCTATTAAGTCTATTCTAG